The following proteins are co-located in the Clavibacter capsici genome:
- a CDS encoding beta-ketoacyl-ACP synthase III — MTDQPRPTIQTAPVVERFTRIWGLGAARGELDVPNDDLVGPIDSSDEWIRQRTGIITRKRAGADVDAVDLATTASLEAIAKAGIRPEQIGIVLVSTVSNTVQTPSMAALLADRIGANPAPAYDISAACAGYTYGIAQADSFIRSGLAEYVLVVGAEKLSDIVDPTDRSISFLLGDGAGAAIVGPSETPGISPTVWGSDGSNWDAVGMTGTLKSMRDGSAWPTLRQDGQKVFRWAVWEMVKVAKEALDRAGVAPDQLAAFIPHQANMRIVDEFAKQLGLPDTVAIARDIATTGNTSAASIPLATHRLLEEDPSLSGGLALQIGFGAGLVFGAQVVVLP, encoded by the coding sequence ATGACCGACCAGCCCCGCCCCACCATCCAGACCGCGCCCGTGGTCGAGCGCTTCACCCGCATCTGGGGCCTCGGCGCCGCCCGCGGCGAGCTCGACGTGCCGAACGACGACCTGGTCGGCCCCATCGACTCGTCCGACGAGTGGATCCGCCAGCGCACCGGCATCATCACGCGCAAGCGCGCGGGCGCCGACGTCGACGCGGTCGACCTCGCGACCACCGCGTCTCTCGAGGCCATCGCGAAGGCCGGCATCCGCCCCGAGCAGATCGGCATCGTCCTCGTCTCCACGGTGAGCAACACCGTGCAGACGCCGTCGATGGCCGCGCTCCTCGCCGACCGCATCGGCGCGAACCCCGCGCCCGCCTACGACATCTCGGCCGCGTGCGCCGGGTACACGTACGGCATCGCGCAGGCCGACTCCTTCATCCGCTCGGGCCTCGCCGAGTACGTCCTCGTGGTGGGGGCCGAGAAGCTGTCCGACATCGTCGACCCGACGGACCGCTCGATCTCGTTCCTGCTCGGCGACGGCGCCGGCGCCGCGATCGTCGGCCCGAGCGAGACGCCCGGCATCTCTCCCACGGTCTGGGGCTCCGACGGATCCAACTGGGACGCGGTCGGCATGACCGGCACGCTCAAGAGCATGCGCGACGGATCCGCCTGGCCCACGCTCCGCCAGGACGGCCAGAAGGTCTTCCGCTGGGCGGTCTGGGAGATGGTCAAGGTCGCCAAGGAGGCGCTCGACCGCGCGGGCGTCGCACCCGACCAGCTCGCCGCCTTCATCCCCCACCAGGCGAACATGCGCATCGTGGACGAGTTCGCCAAGCAGCTCGGCCTGCCCGATACGGTGGCCATCGCACGGGACATCGCGACCACGGGCAACACCTCCGCCGCGTCCATCCCGCTCGCCACCCACCGCCTGCTCGAGGAGGACCCGTCGCTGTCCGGCGGCCTCGCCCTGCAGATCGGATTCGGCGCCGGACTCGTCTTCGGCGCGCAGGTCGTCGTCCTGCCCTGA
- a CDS encoding ACP S-malonyltransferase, whose product MIIVVCPGQGSQKPGFLSPWLEHPEHARLLGELGDAAGLDLVTHGTTSDADTIRDTAVAQPLIVAAGIMALHALLADGRDAYVAGIAGHSVGEITAAAGAGILTDAEAMSVVRTRGDAMAEAAAITRTGMSAVVGGDQDAVLARLAELGLEPANYNGGGQIVVAGDPDALAALQAEPLRGTRVIPLQVAGAFHTHHMAPAVDALREAVAPLAPRDPRFPIWTNRDGSRVESGAAFLDLVVGQVASPVRWDLCMEAFDAAGVTGLIEVAPAGALTGLAKRGLKGLPTLALSTPDDLPAAIDMLDAHA is encoded by the coding sequence ATGATCATCGTCGTCTGCCCGGGTCAGGGCTCCCAGAAGCCCGGCTTCCTCTCCCCCTGGCTCGAGCACCCCGAGCACGCGCGGCTGCTGGGCGAGCTCGGCGACGCCGCCGGGCTCGACCTCGTCACGCACGGCACCACGTCGGACGCGGACACGATCCGGGACACCGCCGTCGCCCAGCCGCTCATCGTGGCAGCGGGCATCATGGCCCTCCACGCGCTGCTCGCCGACGGCCGCGACGCCTACGTCGCCGGCATCGCGGGCCACTCGGTGGGCGAGATCACCGCGGCGGCCGGCGCGGGCATCCTCACGGACGCCGAGGCCATGTCCGTGGTGCGCACCCGCGGGGACGCCATGGCCGAGGCCGCCGCGATCACCCGCACGGGCATGAGCGCCGTCGTCGGCGGCGACCAGGACGCCGTCCTCGCGCGCCTGGCCGAGCTCGGGCTCGAGCCCGCCAACTACAACGGCGGCGGCCAGATCGTCGTCGCCGGCGACCCGGACGCCCTCGCCGCGCTCCAGGCAGAGCCCCTCCGCGGCACGCGCGTCATCCCGCTCCAGGTCGCCGGCGCGTTCCACACGCACCACATGGCGCCCGCCGTGGACGCGCTGCGGGAGGCCGTCGCGCCGCTCGCGCCCCGCGACCCGCGCTTCCCCATCTGGACCAACCGCGACGGCAGCCGCGTCGAGTCCGGCGCCGCGTTCCTCGACCTCGTCGTGGGCCAGGTCGCGAGCCCGGTCCGCTGGGACCTCTGCATGGAGGCGTTCGACGCCGCCGGCGTCACGGGCCTCATCGAGGTCGCCCCGGCCGGCGCGCTCACGGGCCTCGCCAAGCGCGGCCTTAAGGGGCTGCCCACGCTCGCGCTCTCCACGCCCGACGACCTCCCGGCGGCCATCGACATGCTCGACGCGCACGCCTGA
- a CDS encoding acyl carrier protein, with translation MALSTEEVLAGLAELVNDETGIATDTVEMDKSFTDDLDIDSISMMTIVVNAEEKFDVKIPDEEVKNLKTVGDAVTFITNAQS, from the coding sequence ATGGCACTGTCCACCGAAGAAGTCCTGGCCGGCCTGGCCGAGCTCGTCAACGACGAGACCGGGATCGCCACCGACACCGTCGAGATGGACAAGTCGTTCACCGACGACCTGGACATCGACTCGATCTCGATGATGACGATCGTCGTCAACGCCGAGGAGAAGTTCGACGTGAAGATCCCCGACGAGGAGGTCAAGAACCTCAAGACCGTCGGCGACGCCGTCACCTTCATCACCAACGCGCAGTCCTGA